One window of the Candidatus Jettenia sp. genome contains the following:
- a CDS encoding DUF2442 domain-containing protein has translation MNPRVKAVKARDNYKLEITFSNGEFGVYDCSPLFHFGVFPELKDKIYSQQVRAVHGTVVWPHGQDICPDTLYLDSIKIKKTPNKSLHRTGTKSRAIR, from the coding sequence ATGAATCCAAGAGTAAAAGCAGTAAAGGCAAGAGATAACTATAAACTTGAGATAACATTTTCCAATGGGGAATTCGGGGTATATGATTGCAGTCCTTTGTTTCATTTTGGAGTATTTCCTGAGTTGAAAGACAAAATTTATTCTCAACAGGTAAGGGCGGTGCATGGAACTGTAGTATGGCCACATGGGCAGGACATATGCCCTGACACTTTATACTTAGATTCTATAAAAATTAAAAAAACGCCTAACAAATCGCTCCATCGGACTGGCACAAAAAGCCGTGCCATCCGCTGA
- a CDS encoding FG-GAP-like repeat-containing protein encodes MNREIEPPKPSSQLFKTDGGRTKSNAIEIPSISLPKGGGAIKGIDEKFSVNAVNGTASFSIPLPFSPARGASPALNLNYNSGAGNGVFGLGWTLSLSSIKRKTDKELPKYIDSDTYTYLFSEAEDLVPEFKKEVNGSFSLDEDGNYIVKENDSSDGLFTMRFYRPRIEGLFARIERWTHKTTGEIKWRVITKENITTLFGWGAASRISDPKNENRIFEWLPEFVFDDKGNCSHYIYKKEDDKGFDTLLLHNRNRTENGDITYTNRYLEKVLYGNKTPYKNFGNAYPSEIDYLFQTVFDYGEYDANAPYAKIKDWDFRKDAFSEYKAGFEIRTTRLCKRVLLFHYFAELPGSSALVKSINFLYDTPSEADFTFLKSITAYGYIKKPDGTYTNKNLPSTEFEYQKHDWNKDIKFISQDDLVHTPAGLDEPQYQFTDLFNEGLSGILTEQGGGWFYKHNLGDGRFEEAKLVSPKPSFAGIGSRLQLMDLDADGSKQLVNLNSEPKGYFELNVEEEWQAFRSFENLPNINMGDSNARMIDLNGDGKPEVLITEDNIFTWYESTGRKGFTQAYKTAKSFDEEKGPHLVFADITQTIFLADMSGDGLTDIVRIRNGEVCYWPNLGYGKFGSKISMDNAPVFDHPDAFNPAYLRLADIDGSGTTDIIYLGKNKFTCWKNLSGNRFSATAFELDVFPEIHNQSKITVTDLLGNGVACIVWSSNLAKDTNVPLKYIDLMNSKKPHILISYKNNLGKEVSLEYTPSAKFYIEDKLAGRPWVTKLHFPVHCISKTETRDRISGYRFTRSYKYHHGYYDHAEREFRGFGMVEQIDTEDFDLWVKGNASNIVEKTLHQSPVTTKQWFHTGAFLSKEKILNQFAHEYWYEEMARHGFTVVNNEASLSDARLIAAPGLDVSIIDHLSAEEWREALRACKDTGLRSEVFAHDAPSVGATPEQIKKQLTPYSVAAHNYIIELLQPKGMNKHAVFVVKESEAITYNYERDTEDPRIAHNLNIKLDEYGNVLESAAVVYPRMQANAFLPAETQQSQDKTTIIYTQNRFTNDTMNDDKYRLRLPSEVKTFELKGVTKTGIFYRVGDFEDILSDVKSSKAEYHEIDKPLAGEKAQRRLIEHVRNIFYKNDLTGALPLHQLDSLALPFETYQLAYTPTLLTDIFGTRVNEDLMLEGKFTHCEGDDNWWIRSGTRQFIENAETVVDAQNRFYTPILYTDPYGAKTKVKYYSNYFLFIEEIEDAIGNKTSVDLFNFRTLSPERMKDANANLSEALVDELGFVKAMAVFGKGNEADDLTGLTEFTTPTEKTQITNFFNAPDSVQLTNLGKSLLQHATARFVYDFDVYLNSGKPVVVASIVREEHFQKNNNSPVQLCFEYSNGLGQIVMKKVQAEPGTAKQVIVNHDNTYTVADINTAALNPKQLRWIGNGRTVLNNKGNTVKRYEPYFSVTHKYEDLKELVETGVTPLMYYDVLGRLIKTEMPDGTFSKTEFNSWKQSFYDPNDTILESPWYHKRTNRLIDAELIAEGKDPVKEKTASDKAAKHANTPNVQCFDTMGRPVLSIEHNKNISTEADEFYHTQVKLDIEGNLRSTTDARGNVVMQYKYDMLGNKVYQNSMDAGQRWLLINILGNPLRTWDERNHEFRYFYDDPLHRLTQSKVLGGDGAAPLDNVFDRVFYGEVEANPELKNLRGQIVKHYDTAGLIETPEYDFKGQPKSTTRKLFKNYKGVTNWIDANLANNLENDDFTFTTETDALGRITKQTTPDGSVITLSYNEAGLLNSETVAHADPAITTVYIKDIDYNEKGQREKIVYGNDVVTKFYYDKETFRLKRLETKRQNNDPLQDWHYTFDPVGNITHREDKNIPVVFFDNQKITGVSTYIYDALYRLREATGRENDAALTFDSKGNWNDAPFMHQLNPGDPMAMRNYTQSYQYDDVGNILQMKHQAAGNNWIRDYNYQAANNRLISTQVGANTYTYPHHPQHGYMIAMPHLEDMGWNFKEELIKTIRQKRIDGGTPETTYYQYDGQGHRIRKITENQADAGNTPTKKEERIYIAGYELYKKHSGADVGLERISLSLMDGGHRFVMIETRNDVDDGTEKLLVRYQLHNHLGSAGLELDHTAQVISYEEYHPYGTTAYQAKNSAIKSAAKRYRYTGMERDEESGLEYHSARYYVPWLGRWLSCDPLFKESKVANQDSKTDKEDGKNKNTYDNTPDDKNNPDGNKRPYQHQNEDCDLGKTDGQLHKPQQQKNPITSREETLLNQEGLSNPKNLNLYAYGALNPIIYQDPTGNVAILQAWHKAYKGGSTAEKIGLGIVFIFAWLAHVIVNLLVLILAITLFNPSGLFGALDFSWGAPQSIIGLGAGIIFTLLGADVSPKWGLGAKVEMPAYMGNPGGISFGPVVIGGHGFSDWTHEFGHTWQSRLLGPLYLLIIGIPSAASAASDPASHSNFYTEKWADAWAM; translated from the coding sequence ATGAACAGAGAAATAGAACCCCCAAAACCTTCTTCTCAACTCTTCAAAACAGATGGAGGAAGGACTAAATCCAACGCGATTGAAATTCCCTCTATTTCGCTGCCCAAAGGCGGCGGGGCGATTAAAGGGATTGATGAAAAGTTTTCTGTGAATGCCGTAAATGGCACAGCTTCTTTCTCCATCCCCCTTCCTTTCTCCCCAGCCCGTGGTGCCTCGCCTGCATTGAATTTAAATTACAATTCCGGCGCAGGAAATGGTGTTTTCGGCCTGGGGTGGACGTTGAGCCTGTCGTCCATAAAACGCAAAACCGATAAAGAACTTCCAAAATACATAGATTCGGATACCTACACCTACCTTTTTTCAGAAGCAGAAGACCTTGTCCCTGAATTTAAAAAGGAGGTGAACGGCAGTTTTAGTTTAGATGAAGATGGAAACTACATAGTCAAAGAAAACGACTCTTCAGACGGCCTATTCACCATGAGATTTTACAGGCCTCGCATTGAAGGTTTATTTGCCCGAATTGAAAGGTGGACTCATAAAACTACAGGTGAAATCAAATGGCGAGTAATTACGAAGGAGAATATAACAACACTTTTTGGCTGGGGCGCTGCATCAAGAATTTCCGATCCAAAAAACGAAAACAGAATATTTGAATGGCTGCCTGAATTTGTCTTTGATGACAAAGGTAATTGTTCCCATTACATTTATAAAAAAGAAGACGATAAAGGCTTTGACACTTTGCTGCTGCACAATAGAAACCGCACTGAAAACGGAGATATTACTTACACCAATCGGTATTTAGAAAAGGTGTTGTACGGCAACAAAACGCCGTATAAAAATTTTGGTAACGCATATCCATCTGAAATAGATTATCTTTTTCAAACTGTATTTGATTACGGAGAGTATGACGCTAACGCCCCATACGCCAAAATTAAGGATTGGGATTTCAGAAAAGACGCATTTTCAGAATACAAGGCAGGTTTTGAAATAAGAACAACAAGACTCTGTAAACGGGTCCTGCTGTTTCATTATTTTGCCGAACTTCCTGGTAGCTCGGCTTTAGTAAAATCCATCAATTTTTTATATGACACTCCAAGCGAAGCGGATTTTACCTTTTTGAAATCCATTACCGCGTATGGATACATCAAGAAACCAGATGGGACATACACGAATAAAAATCTGCCGTCTACTGAGTTTGAATATCAGAAACACGATTGGAACAAAGATATTAAATTTATTTCACAAGATGATTTAGTTCATACACCCGCAGGATTGGATGAACCGCAATATCAATTCACTGATTTATTCAATGAAGGCCTATCTGGAATACTCACCGAACAAGGCGGAGGTTGGTTTTACAAACACAATCTGGGTGATGGCAGGTTTGAAGAGGCAAAACTGGTTTCACCCAAGCCCTCTTTTGCAGGCATTGGCTCACGTTTGCAATTAATGGATCTGGATGCCGATGGAAGCAAACAGTTGGTAAATCTTAACAGCGAGCCAAAAGGATACTTTGAATTAAATGTCGAGGAAGAGTGGCAGGCATTCCGGAGTTTTGAAAATCTACCCAATATAAACATGGGAGATTCCAATGCCCGGATGATCGACCTGAACGGGGATGGCAAACCAGAGGTCTTAATTACAGAAGATAATATATTTACCTGGTATGAGTCCACCGGCAGGAAAGGGTTCACGCAGGCTTATAAAACGGCTAAATCATTTGATGAAGAGAAAGGTCCGCACCTTGTATTTGCTGACATTACGCAAACGATTTTCCTTGCAGATATGTCGGGTGATGGTTTAACGGATATAGTCAGGATAAGAAACGGAGAGGTATGTTACTGGCCTAATCTGGGTTATGGAAAATTCGGGTCTAAAATCAGTATGGACAACGCGCCTGTCTTTGACCATCCTGATGCGTTCAACCCTGCCTATTTACGACTGGCCGATATAGACGGCTCCGGCACTACCGACATCATTTATCTGGGCAAAAATAAATTCACCTGCTGGAAAAACCTAAGCGGCAATCGCTTCAGTGCTACAGCCTTTGAACTAGATGTCTTCCCTGAGATACACAATCAATCAAAAATAACGGTAACCGATCTGCTCGGCAATGGCGTAGCATGTATTGTGTGGTCAAGCAATCTCGCTAAGGATACTAATGTCCCATTAAAGTACATAGACTTGATGAACAGCAAGAAACCGCATATCTTAATTTCTTACAAAAACAACCTTGGCAAGGAGGTTTCGCTGGAATACACCCCTTCCGCCAAGTTTTACATTGAAGACAAGCTTGCTGGCAGGCCATGGGTTACCAAACTGCATTTTCCGGTTCACTGCATCTCAAAAACCGAAACAAGAGATAGAATTTCGGGTTATCGTTTCACCAGATCTTACAAATATCATCACGGCTATTATGACCATGCCGAAAGAGAATTCAGGGGATTCGGTATGGTGGAGCAAATAGATACTGAAGATTTTGATCTCTGGGTAAAGGGTAACGCCAGCAATATCGTAGAAAAAACTTTGCACCAATCACCTGTTACTACCAAACAGTGGTTTCATACCGGGGCATTTTTAAGCAAAGAAAAAATACTCAATCAGTTTGCCCACGAATATTGGTATGAAGAAATGGCACGGCATGGTTTCACGGTGGTCAATAATGAAGCATCTTTGTCCGATGCCCGTCTCATTGCTGCCCCTGGTTTGGATGTTTCCATCATTGATCATTTAAGCGCAGAAGAATGGCGGGAGGCATTGCGGGCCTGCAAAGACACTGGCCTGCGTTCGGAAGTGTTTGCTCACGACGCACCATCAGTAGGCGCAACCCCTGAACAAATCAAAAAGCAACTCACCCCTTATTCTGTTGCTGCCCATAACTATATCATAGAACTACTACAGCCCAAGGGGATGAACAAGCATGCCGTCTTTGTGGTAAAAGAAAGCGAAGCCATTACCTATAACTACGAGCGTGATACAGAAGACCCGAGAATTGCCCACAACCTGAATATTAAATTGGATGAATACGGCAATGTTCTGGAATCAGCCGCTGTTGTATACCCCCGGATGCAAGCAAATGCCTTTTTACCGGCTGAGACACAACAGTCGCAAGACAAAACAACCATTATTTACACACAAAATCGTTTTACCAACGATACGATGAATGATGATAAATACCGTTTACGATTGCCTTCTGAAGTGAAAACCTTTGAATTAAAGGGTGTTACTAAAACCGGCATTTTTTATAGAGTCGGTGATTTTGAAGATATACTGTCTGATGTTAAATCCTCAAAAGCAGAATACCATGAAATAGACAAACCCCTTGCCGGAGAAAAGGCTCAAAGAAGATTAATAGAGCATGTACGAAACATCTTTTATAAAAATGACCTCACTGGCGCATTGCCTTTACATCAGTTGGATTCACTGGCGCTGCCTTTTGAAACTTATCAGTTGGCTTACACGCCGACCCTCCTCACCGATATTTTTGGAACAAGGGTCAACGAAGACCTGATGCTGGAAGGTAAATTCACTCACTGCGAGGGCGATGACAACTGGTGGATTCGTTCGGGCACAAGGCAGTTTATTGAGAATGCTGAAACTGTTGTTGACGCACAAAACCGTTTTTATACACCCATTTTATATACCGATCCCTATGGCGCTAAAACAAAAGTAAAGTACTACAGCAACTACTTCCTTTTCATAGAAGAGATAGAAGATGCAATAGGCAATAAAACAAGTGTTGACCTTTTTAATTTCCGCACACTTTCACCAGAAAGGATGAAAGATGCCAACGCCAATTTATCCGAGGCGCTCGTGGATGAGCTTGGTTTCGTGAAAGCCATGGCTGTATTTGGCAAAGGCAACGAGGCGGATGATTTAACAGGTTTAACTGAATTTACTACCCCTACTGAAAAGACACAGATTACCAATTTTTTCAATGCCCCGGACTCCGTTCAATTAACCAACCTTGGGAAAAGCTTACTACAACATGCTACAGCAAGATTTGTCTATGACTTTGACGTGTATCTAAATTCCGGCAAACCTGTGGTAGTCGCCTCTATTGTCCGGGAAGAACATTTTCAAAAGAACAACAATTCTCCTGTCCAGCTCTGTTTCGAATATTCCAACGGGCTTGGTCAAATAGTGATGAAAAAGGTGCAGGCAGAGCCAGGAACGGCAAAACAAGTTATTGTAAACCATGACAATACTTACACCGTTGCAGACATTAACACTGCCGCACTTAATCCCAAACAACTTCGCTGGATAGGCAACGGCAGAACAGTGCTCAACAACAAAGGCAATACAGTAAAACGATACGAGCCTTACTTTTCAGTAACGCACAAATATGAAGATCTGAAGGAATTGGTGGAAACAGGGGTTACGCCCCTGATGTATTACGATGTTCTGGGGAGGCTCATTAAAACCGAAATGCCCGATGGCACTTTTTCAAAAACCGAATTTAACTCTTGGAAGCAGAGCTTCTATGACCCCAATGATACTATCTTGGAATCTCCCTGGTATCACAAACGCACCAACCGCCTGATAGATGCCGAACTGATCGCCGAAGGCAAAGACCCTGTTAAAGAAAAAACAGCCTCGGATAAAGCAGCCAAACATGCCAATACGCCCAATGTTCAGTGCTTTGACACTATGGGCAGACCGGTTTTGTCCATTGAACACAATAAAAACATAAGCACAGAGGCGGATGAGTTTTATCATACTCAAGTGAAATTAGACATTGAAGGAAATCTGCGAAGTACAACCGATGCCAGAGGCAATGTGGTGATGCAATACAAATACGACATGCTGGGCAACAAGGTATATCAAAACAGCATGGACGCCGGGCAGAGATGGCTGTTAATCAATATCCTCGGCAACCCCTTACGCACCTGGGACGAACGCAATCATGAGTTCCGATATTTTTACGATGATCCCCTGCACCGTCTCACACAAAGCAAGGTATTAGGCGGAGATGGCGCCGCTCCGCTTGATAATGTTTTCGACAGGGTATTTTACGGAGAAGTAGAGGCTAATCCAGAACTGAAAAACCTCAGAGGACAAATTGTAAAACATTACGACACTGCCGGACTCATAGAGACACCTGAATACGATTTCAAAGGTCAGCCTAAATCAACCACCCGAAAATTATTCAAGAATTACAAAGGCGTTACCAACTGGATAGATGCCAACTTAGCAAACAATTTAGAAAATGATGATTTTACCTTTACCACTGAAACAGATGCCCTCGGAAGGATTACAAAACAAACCACCCCTGACGGGAGCGTCATAACGCTATCATACAACGAAGCAGGATTGCTCAATAGCGAAACCGTAGCCCATGCTGACCCTGCCATTACCACTGTCTATATCAAAGACATTGACTACAATGAAAAAGGCCAGCGTGAAAAAATCGTCTACGGTAATGATGTTGTCACCAAATTTTATTATGACAAAGAGACCTTCCGTCTCAAAAGATTAGAAACCAAAAGGCAAAACAACGATCCCTTGCAGGATTGGCATTATACCTTTGACCCTGTTGGAAATATCACCCATAGAGAAGATAAAAACATACCGGTTGTGTTTTTTGACAACCAAAAGATCACCGGAGTTTCAACCTATATCTATGATGCTCTCTATCGCCTGAGAGAAGCCACAGGCAGGGAAAACGATGCTGCATTGACTTTTGACAGCAAAGGCAACTGGAATGATGCGCCCTTTATGCACCAATTGAATCCCGGCGATCCGATGGCGATGCGGAATTATACGCAAAGCTACCAATACGATGATGTTGGAAATATCCTGCAAATGAAGCATCAGGCAGCCGGTAACAACTGGATAAGGGACTACAACTACCAGGCTGCGAATAACAGGTTAATCAGCACACAGGTTGGAGCAAATACATACACCTATCCGCACCATCCTCAACACGGCTATATGATTGCCATGCCGCACTTAGAAGACATGGGATGGAACTTCAAAGAAGAACTCATAAAAACCATACGACAGAAACGCATTGATGGCGGCACACCGGAAACTACTTATTACCAGTACGATGGACAAGGGCATCGGATAAGAAAAATAACAGAAAATCAGGCCGATGCTGGCAATACGCCAACCAAAAAAGAAGAACGGATTTATATAGCAGGTTACGAACTCTACAAAAAACACAGCGGTGCAGATGTAGGGTTAGAACGTATCAGTTTGAGTCTAATGGATGGAGGTCACCGCTTTGTGATGATAGAAACGCGCAATGATGTAGACGATGGCACCGAAAAACTTTTAGTGCGTTATCAACTGCACAATCACTTAGGCTCGGCTGGGCTTGAATTGGACCACACCGCGCAAGTGATTAGCTATGAAGAATACCATCCTTACGGCACTACCGCTTACCAGGCAAAAAACTCAGCCATAAAATCTGCTGCCAAACGCTATCGCTATACGGGCATGGAACGGGATGAAGAGAGCGGGTTGGAATACCACAGTGCAAGGTATTATGTGCCGTGGTTGGGAAGATGGCTTTCATGCGATCCATTGTTTAAGGAAAGCAAGGTTGCGAATCAAGACTCAAAGACTGACAAAGAGGACGGAAAAAATAAAAATACCTACGATAATACACCCGATGATAAAAATAATCCTGATGGCAATAAGCGGCCATATCAGCACCAAAACGAAGACTGCGACTTAGGGAAAACAGACGGACAATTGCACAAGCCACAACAACAAAAAAATCCTATAACCTCCCGGGAGGAGACGTTGCTCAACCAGGAGGGCTTATCTAATCCAAAAAACCTAAACCTTTATGCTTACGGTGCACTAAACCCTATTATTTACCAGGACCCAACAGGCAATGTGGCTATTTTACAGGCCTGGCATAAGGCGTACAAAGGTGGGTCAACGGCAGAAAAAATTGGACTTGGGATCGTGTTCATATTTGCCTGGCTGGCACATGTAATTGTCAACCTGCTTGTATTAATTCTTGCTATAACACTATTCAATCCATCCGGTCTTTTCGGCGCTTTGGATTTTAGTTGGGGTGCACCCCAAAGTATTATCGGATTGGGAGCAGGAATCATTTTCACACTACTTGGCGCAGATGTTAGCCCTAAATGGGGATTGGGCGCTAAAGTAGAAATGCCTGCTTATATGGGTAATCCCGGAGGTATCTCCTTCGGCCCTGTGGTCATAGGCGGTCATGGCTTCTCAGATTGGACGCACGAATTTGGGCATACCTGGCAGAGCCGGCTACTTGGGCCGCTTTATCTATTGATTATAGGTATACCGAGTGCTGCCAGTGCTGCTTCAGACCCCGCGAGTCATAGCAATTTTTACACCGAAAAGTGGGCAGACGCATGGGCAATGTAG
- a CDS encoding transposase encodes MARPLRIQYEDALYHVTCRGNERKAIFKDDHDKNVFLELLHDGLKTYTIILYCYVLMDNHFHLLLETPLANLSEFMRWFNITYTSHYNKRHKRIGHLYQGRYKSILVEKKGYLHTVSRYIHVNPVRTKQEGNLSLSERVKYLKNYTWSSLLGYIDDIRRSSILDIEYARILESYGGDNTKGRKLYWETICNDVSTGIDIREKVIGGSVLGSDTFMKWVRDTFLPEKSREIPSVQRLKRYIAKEAIIDALCKEMNKSFDEIKKERGILRQIAMDLLYRVGGLSGTEIGEMMGVDYSTVSQGRKRLREKLKNDNHIAQIIKRVEVDLSTIKI; translated from the coding sequence ATGGCAAGACCCTTACGGATACAATACGAAGATGCATTATACCATGTTACATGCCGAGGTAACGAGCGGAAGGCGATATTCAAAGACGATCATGACAAGAATGTGTTTCTTGAGTTGTTGCATGATGGGCTGAAAACTTATACTATCATCCTGTACTGTTATGTCCTCATGGATAATCACTTCCATCTGCTTTTAGAAACACCCCTTGCTAATCTCAGTGAATTTATGAGATGGTTTAACATTACCTACACATCTCACTACAATAAAAGACATAAAAGGATTGGCCATTTGTATCAGGGAAGATATAAAAGTATTCTCGTGGAAAAGAAAGGTTATCTGCATACGGTATCCCGATATATCCATGTAAACCCGGTGAGAACAAAACAGGAAGGGAATCTGTCGTTGTCAGAAAGGGTGAAATATTTAAAGAACTACACGTGGAGCAGCCTTTTGGGCTATATCGATGATATCCGGAGGAGTAGTATTCTTGATATTGAGTATGCCAGGATACTTGAGTCATATGGAGGGGATAACACAAAAGGAAGGAAATTGTACTGGGAAACTATTTGTAATGATGTATCGACAGGTATTGATATAAGAGAGAAGGTTATTGGAGGAAGTGTGCTGGGGAGTGATACGTTTATGAAATGGGTAAGAGATACATTTTTACCAGAGAAATCACGTGAGATTCCATCGGTACAGCGGTTAAAAAGATATATCGCAAAAGAGGCAATCATTGATGCGCTCTGCAAAGAGATGAACAAAAGTTTTGATGAAATAAAAAAGGAGCGGGGTATACTAAGGCAAATAGCTATGGACTTGTTGTACCGGGTTGGTGGACTTAGCGGAACTGAGATAGGAGAAATGATGGGGGTAGACTATAGTACGGTGAGCCAGGGGAGAAAACGATTACGAGAAAAACTGAAAAACGATAACCATATTGCTCAGATTATCAAAAGGGTCGAGGTTGATTTGTCAACAATAAAGATTTGA
- a CDS encoding response regulator: MCNSKIILLVEDNPDDVNLTLRALKKHNIMNEVVVVNDGVKALDYFFGTGDYADRDTSVLPEVVLLDLKLPKVNGLEVLQRLRTDDRTRLLPVVVLTSSNEERDLVDSYRFGANSYVQKPVEFNQFTEAIRQLGMYWLLLNKSPK; encoded by the coding sequence TTGTGCAATAGCAAAATTATCCTACTCGTTGAAGATAACCCCGACGATGTAAACCTTACCTTACGTGCGCTCAAGAAGCACAATATCATGAATGAAGTGGTCGTAGTCAATGATGGGGTTAAAGCATTAGATTATTTTTTTGGTACAGGTGACTATGCAGACCGCGACACGAGTGTTTTACCGGAAGTTGTCCTGCTCGATTTGAAACTACCCAAGGTAAACGGACTTGAAGTATTGCAGCGTTTGCGTACTGACGATAGGACACGGTTGCTTCCTGTAGTTGTTCTTACCTCCTCCAACGAGGAACGGGACCTTGTTGATAGTTACCGGTTTGGTGCCAACAGTTACGTTCAAAAACCGGTAGAATTCAACCAATTTACAGAAGCAATACGGCAATTAGGAATGTATTGGCTTCTCTTAAACAAATCTCCAAAATAG
- a CDS encoding nucleotidyltransferase domain-containing protein, with amino-acid sequence MNEIKKEIQARLQRLAQEEGVCIFYACESGSRAWGFPSANSDYDVRFLYIHPKNWYLSIDEKRDVIERPVNDLIDLSGWYIRKALRLFRKSNPPLLEWLNSPIIYQHRHDIVDKIKALMPEYYSPKSCLYHYLHMAEGNFREYLKGEIVWVKKYFYALRPILACKWIEAGCGVVPMEFEVLVDRIITSRELKEAIRGLLERKKEGQELDKGPKIPPISEFIETELERLLGKKPDGNSFRPNTEKLDELFHWSLEAAWAKTAG; translated from the coding sequence ATGAATGAGATAAAGAAAGAAATTCAAGCCAGATTACAACGACTTGCGCAAGAAGAGGGGGTGTGCATCTTCTACGCTTGTGAGTCGGGAAGCAGGGCCTGGGGCTTCCCTTCCGCTAATAGTGATTACGATGTACGTTTTTTGTACATTCACCCGAAAAATTGGTATCTCTCTATTGATGAAAAACGAGATGTGATCGAACGACCCGTCAACGATTTGATAGACCTCAGTGGTTGGTATATCAGAAAGGCCCTTAGACTTTTCCGAAAGTCAAATCCACCTTTGTTGGAGTGGTTAAATTCGCCTATAATTTATCAGCATCGGCATGATATTGTAGATAAGATTAAGGCCTTGATGCCGGAGTATTATTCTCCAAAATCGTGCCTCTATCATTATCTCCATATGGCAGAAGGCAACTTTAGAGAATATCTCAAAGGCGAAATTGTATGGGTGAAGAAATATTTTTATGCTCTACGTCCGATATTGGCTTGTAAGTGGATCGAAGCAGGTTGTGGGGTTGTTCCCATGGAGTTTGAAGTTTTGGTTGACCGTATTATAACATCAAGGGAGTTAAAGGAAGCCATAAGAGGATTGTTGGAGCGTAAAAAAGAGGGACAAGAACTGGACAAGGGTCCAAAAATACCTCCTATAAGCGAGTTTATTGAGACAGAACTTGAAAGGTTGTTAGGTAAAAAGCCCGATGGGAACAGTTTTAGACCCAATACTGAAAAGCTGGATGAGTTATTTCACTGGTCATTAGAAGCCGCCTGGGCAAAAACTGCCGGCTGA
- a CDS encoding CDGSH iron-sulfur domain-containing protein, whose translation MSKQMPMTIELEPGTYQWCSCGNTKKEPFCDGSHEGTDKAPFNFKIILKRKYIICNCYLTKNPPFCDGICRRIKIDKA comes from the coding sequence ATGAGTAAACAAATGCCTATGACTATTGAATTAGAACCGGGTACGTATCAGTGGTGCTCGTGTGGGAATACGAAAAAAGAGCCGTTCTGTGATGGCTCACACGAAGGAACGGATAAAGCGCCGTTTAATTTTAAAATTATACTGAAAAGAAAATATATAATTTGCAATTGCTACCTGACAAAAAATCCACCATTTTGTGATGGCATATGTCGCCGTATCAAAATTGATAAAGCGTGA
- a CDS encoding CBS domain-containing protein yields the protein MATYKLLAKDLMTAKVVCVYPETSIRDLIKVLTDYRVNGVPVVDRKENPIGVVSKTDILGYTKEKTKKQDLGSKKSFYTDTNGRQTKAFNMVTKEKDFGKATVKDIMTPHVIAAEATDTIDRLAKIMYNKKIHRLIIQDGGRVVGIVSTLDILHVVGALNYGSNAFVSEKAILGLRKRLEAAEKSIQSLRSTFDKIYS from the coding sequence ATGGCTACATACAAACTCTTGGCAAAAGATTTAATGACAGCAAAGGTAGTATGTGTTTATCCGGAAACGTCTATCCGTGATCTGATAAAAGTCCTTACCGACTATCGTGTTAATGGGGTACCTGTCGTTGATAGAAAGGAAAATCCTATAGGGGTTGTGTCAAAAACTGATATTCTTGGATATACAAAAGAAAAAACGAAAAAACAAGATCTCGGCAGCAAAAAATCGTTTTATACCGATACCAATGGAAGACAAACAAAGGCCTTCAATATGGTAACTAAGGAAAAAGATTTTGGAAAAGCTACGGTAAAAGATATCATGACACCCCATGTTATTGCGGCAGAGGCCACCGATACGATAGACCGCCTCGCAAAAATTATGTATAATAAAAAAATCCATAGGCTTATTATCCAGGATGGTGGACGTGTCGTTGGCATTGTCAGTACCCTCGATATCCTTCATGTTGTAGGTGCCTTAAATTATGGCAGCAATGCCTTTGTTAGTGAAAAGGCAATTCTGGGTTTGCGAAAACGGTTGGAAGCCGCAGAAAAATCCATCCAATCGCTGCGTAGTACCTTTGATAAAATTTATAGTTAA